A genomic window from Leptolyngbya sp. BL0902 includes:
- the hydA gene encoding dihydropyrimidinase: protein MTQVLIKGGRIVTAVDDYVGDILVQEGRIEAIGRSLAAENAEVHDATGLMVFPGGIDAHVHMETPMGNDVYTCDTFESGTKSAAFGGTTTIIDFAQQFHHDSPKAALDRRLAAAEPQCSVDYAFHVILTDVNRDSLAELPDLINQDGVSSYKLYMAYPGVLMVDDAAIFKTMRQVGGHGGMAILHAENGLVIQALIDEALEQGHTSPQYHQLTRPRLMEGEAAHRVIRIAELAEVPSYIVHLSAKEALDAVVEARDRGVHAFAETCPHYLFLDQSEYDAPGFEAAKYVMTPPLRDHDCQHALWRGLQFDDLQLVATDHCPFCMNENPLGILKSKQFGRDNFNRIPNGAPGVELRLMLLYDGGVRAGRINLNRFVQLTATAPAKMFGLFPRKGTIAVGSDADLVLFDPNETHTLSASTHHSLVDYSLFEGREVTGKVKKVFLRGHCIVDGDQWLGRPGMGQYQRRGASGRVL, encoded by the coding sequence ATGACTCAGGTGCTGATTAAAGGCGGGCGCATTGTCACCGCCGTAGATGACTATGTCGGCGATATTTTGGTGCAGGAGGGCCGCATTGAAGCGATTGGTCGCAGCCTTGCCGCCGAAAATGCCGAAGTCCATGACGCCACTGGGCTGATGGTGTTTCCGGGCGGCATTGATGCCCACGTCCACATGGAAACGCCCATGGGCAACGATGTCTACACCTGCGATACCTTCGAGTCGGGCACCAAGTCAGCGGCCTTTGGCGGCACCACCACCATCATCGACTTTGCCCAACAGTTCCATCACGACAGCCCCAAGGCGGCGCTGGATCGACGGCTGGCGGCGGCGGAACCCCAGTGCTCGGTAGACTATGCTTTCCATGTCATTTTGACCGACGTCAACCGCGATTCCCTGGCGGAACTGCCGGACTTGATCAACCAGGACGGCGTTTCCAGCTACAAACTCTACATGGCCTATCCCGGTGTGTTGATGGTGGACGATGCAGCCATTTTCAAAACCATGCGCCAGGTGGGAGGGCACGGCGGCATGGCCATCCTCCATGCAGAAAACGGCCTTGTGATTCAAGCCCTGATCGACGAAGCCCTCGAACAGGGCCACACCTCGCCCCAGTATCACCAGCTCACCCGCCCCCGGCTGATGGAGGGGGAAGCGGCCCATCGCGTGATTCGCATTGCCGAACTGGCGGAGGTGCCCTCCTATATTGTGCACCTGTCGGCCAAGGAAGCCCTGGATGCGGTGGTAGAAGCGCGGGATCGCGGCGTCCATGCCTTTGCCGAAACCTGCCCCCACTACCTGTTTTTGGATCAGTCCGAATACGACGCCCCCGGCTTTGAAGCGGCCAAGTATGTGATGACGCCGCCCCTGCGCGACCACGACTGCCAACACGCTCTCTGGCGTGGCCTTCAGTTCGACGACCTACAACTCGTCGCCACCGACCACTGCCCCTTCTGCATGAACGAGAATCCGCTGGGAATCCTCAAATCCAAACAGTTTGGCCGCGATAACTTCAACCGCATCCCCAACGGTGCCCCAGGGGTAGAACTGCGGCTGATGCTGCTCTACGATGGCGGCGTGCGGGCCGGACGGATTAACCTCAACCGCTTTGTGCAACTGACCGCCACGGCCCCCGCCAAAATGTTTGGCCTGTTTCCGCGTAAGGGCACCATTGCCGTGGGCAGCGACGCCGATCTCGTGCTGTTTGACCCCAACGAAACCCACACCCTCAGCGCCAGCACCCACCATTCCCTGGTGGATTACTCCCTGTTTGAGGGACGCGAGGTAACAGGCAAGGTGAAAAAAGTGTTCCTGCGCGGCCATTGCATTGTAGACGGCGACCAGTGGCTCGGTCGCCCCGGCATGGGCCAATACCAGCGACGCGGAGCCTCTGGCCGTGTGCTGTAA